A genomic region of Staphylococcus roterodami contains the following coding sequences:
- a CDS encoding NAD/NADP octopine/nopaline dehydrogenase family protein, which translates to MKIAIVGSGNGAVTAAVDMVDKGHEVKLYCRNQSINKFQNAIDKGGFDFNNEGEERFVEFTDISDDMEYVLKDAEIVQVIIPSSYIEYYADVMAEHVTNDQLIFFNMAAAMGAIRFMNVLEDRHIDTKPQLAEANTLTYGTRVDFENAKVDLSLNVRRIFFSTYDRSCLNDCYDKVSNIYDHLVKEESLIKTNLENGNPEVHPGPTLLNVGRIDYAGEFALYKEGITKHTVRLLHAIELERLNLGRRLGFELSTAKESRIERGYLERDKEDEPLNRLFNTSPVFSQIPGPNHVESRYLTEDIAYGLVLWSSLGKVIDVPTPNIDAVIVIASTILERDFFEEGLTVETIGLDKLDLDKYLK; encoded by the coding sequence ATGAAAATAGCAATTGTAGGATCAGGAAATGGTGCGGTTACGGCAGCAGTGGACATGGTAGACAAAGGTCATGAAGTTAAATTATATTGTCGTAATCAATCAATAAATAAATTTCAAAACGCAATCGACAAAGGTGGATTCGATTTTAATAATGAAGGCGAAGAACGTTTTGTAGAATTCACTGATATTAGCGATGATATGGAGTACGTGCTAAAAGATGCTGAGATTGTGCAAGTTATCATCCCATCTTCATACATAGAATATTATGCTGATGTAATGGCAGAGCATGTGACGAATGATCAGTTGATATTCTTCAACATGGCTGCAGCAATGGGAGCAATTCGTTTTATGAACGTTTTGGAAGACAGACACATTGATACTAAACCTCAATTGGCTGAAGCTAATACATTAACGTATGGCACACGTGTTGACTTTGAGAATGCAAAAGTTGATTTATCTTTAAACGTACGTCGTATCTTCTTTTCAACGTATGACAGAAGTTGCCTAAATGATTGTTATGATAAAGTTTCAAATATTTATGACCATTTAGTTAAAGAAGAAAGTTTAATTAAGACAAATCTTGAAAATGGTAATCCTGAAGTACATCCAGGACCAACTTTATTAAATGTGGGGCGTATTGATTATGCGGGTGAGTTTGCATTATATAAAGAAGGTATTACAAAACATACGGTAAGATTATTACATGCAATTGAGTTAGAAAGATTGAATTTAGGGCGTAGATTAGGATTTGAATTATCAACTGCGAAAGAATCACGTATTGAGCGTGGTTATTTAGAACGTGATAAAGAAGACGAACCATTGAACCGATTATTCAATACAAGCCCAGTATTTTCTCAAATTCCAGGACCAAATCATGTAGAAAGTAGATATTTAACTGAGGATATTGCATATGGTTTAGTATTATGGTCAAGCTTAGGTAAAGTCATTGATGTGCCGACACCAAATATTGATGCTGTCATTGTTATTGCATCAACAATTTTAGAACGTGATTTCTTTGAAGAAGGATTGACTGTTGAAACTATTGGTTTGGATAAACTAGATTTAGATAAATATTTAAAATAA
- a CDS encoding DUF4870 domain-containing protein: MTTEMNDVTNQQPNRKSNDENIMAMLIYLLSLFTSIIGPLIIWLLKKDESKLVDRAGKNYFNYTISYIIWSIILVIITLIGVFLIATDIDFIIIIGFIITFIGILSIFAFSILSFVFTIIACVKYYNGQEYVIPLTIRFI, from the coding sequence ATGACAACTGAAATGAATGACGTAACAAATCAACAACCGAATCGCAAATCCAATGATGAAAACATTATGGCGATGCTTATCTATTTATTAAGTTTATTCACATCTATTATTGGTCCACTGATTATATGGTTATTAAAAAAAGATGAATCGAAACTAGTTGATCGTGCTGGAAAAAATTATTTTAACTATACGATTTCTTATATTATTTGGTCTATCATTTTAGTCATTATAACTTTGATAGGTGTTTTCCTAATTGCTACCGATATTGATTTCATTATCATTATAGGTTTCATCATTACATTTATTGGTATTTTATCCATATTTGCTTTCTCAATATTATCTTTTGTTTTCACAATTATTGCGTGTGTCAAATATTATAATGGCCAAGAATATGTAATACCTTTAACAATCCGATTTATTTAA
- a CDS encoding CHAP domain-containing protein, with the protein MKKLVTATTLTAGIGTALVGHAHHADAAENYTNYNNYNYNYNTTQTTTTTTTTTTSTSSISHAGNLYTAGQCTWYVYDKVGGEIGSTWGNANNWASAAQSAGFTVNHTPSKGAILQSSEGPFGHVAYVESVNSDGSVTISEMNYSGGPFSVSSRTISASEAGNYNYIHI; encoded by the coding sequence ATGAAAAAATTAGTAACAGCAACTACATTAACAGCAGGTATCGGTACAGCATTAGTAGGTCACGCGCATCATGCAGATGCTGCTGAAAATTATACAAATTATAATAACTACAACTACAATTACAACACGACTCAAACAACTACTACAACAACTACTACAACTACTTCAACTTCATCAATTTCCCATGCAGGTAACTTATATACAGCTGGTCAATGTACTTGGTATGTATATGATAAAGTAGGCGGAGAAATCGGTTCTACTTGGGGAAATGCTAACAACTGGGCTTCAGCTGCTCAAAGTGCTGGATTCACAGTAAACCATACACCTTCTAAAGGTGCTATTCTACAATCATCTGAAGGACCATTTGGTCATGTTGCATATGTTGAAAGTGTTAACAGTGATGGTTCAGTAACAATTTCAGAAATGAACTATAGTGGTGGTCCATTCTCAGTAAGTTCAAGAACTATTTCAGCTAGTGAAGCTGGTAACTACAATTACATTCATATTTAA
- a CDS encoding 2-hydroxyacid dehydrogenase family protein — MEKVYVAGAIPEVGLKLLQEHFEVEMYEGKGLVDKDTLIKGVQGATALISLLSTNVDKDVIDAGKDLKIIANYGAGFNNIDIEYAREKNIDVTNTPKASTNATADLTIGLVLAVARRIVEGDELSRTTGFDGWAPLFFRGREVSGKTIGIIGLGEIGSAVARRARAFDMDVLYTGPHRKEEKEREIGAKYVDLDTLLKNADFITINAAYNPKMHHLIDTEQFKMMKSTAYLINASRGPIVHEQALVQALKHNEIEGAALDVYEFEPEITDDLKSLKNVVLTPHIGNATFEARDMMSKIVANAAISAAQGEKPQFVVN, encoded by the coding sequence ATGGAAAAAGTTTATGTTGCTGGTGCCATACCAGAAGTAGGTTTAAAACTTTTACAAGAACATTTTGAAGTTGAAATGTATGAAGGTAAAGGATTAGTCGATAAAGACACTTTAATTAAAGGTGTACAAGGTGCGACTGCTTTAATCAGTTTATTATCAACTAACGTCGATAAGGATGTTATCGATGCAGGTAAAGACTTAAAGATCATTGCAAACTATGGTGCTGGTTTTAATAATATTGATATTGAATATGCACGAGAAAAAAATATAGATGTTACAAATACACCAAAGGCTTCAACAAATGCAACTGCTGATTTAACAATCGGCTTAGTTCTTGCTGTTGCTCGACGCATTGTTGAAGGTGATGAATTATCACGTACAACTGGTTTTGACGGATGGGCACCTTTATTTTTCAGAGGGCGCGAAGTATCAGGTAAAACAATCGGTATTATCGGTTTAGGAGAAATTGGTAGTGCAGTTGCACGTCGTGCCAGAGCATTTGACATGGACGTCTTATATACTGGCCCACATCGCAAAGAAGAAAAAGAACGTGAGATTGGTGCTAAATACGTAGATTTAGATACATTATTAAAAAATGCAGATTTTATCACTATCAATGCTGCTTACAATCCTAAAATGCATCATTTAATTGATACAGAACAATTTAAAATGATGAAATCTACGGCGTATTTAATCAATGCCTCTCGTGGTCCAATCGTGCACGAACAAGCACTTGTTCAAGCTTTGAAACATAACGAAATTGAAGGTGCTGCACTCGATGTATATGAATTCGAACCAGAAATTACGGATGACTTAAAATCGCTTAAAAATGTAGTACTAACTCCACATATTGGTAATGCTACATTTGAAGCTCGCGATATGATGTCAAAAATAGTTGCTAATGCAGCTATTAGCGCAGCTCAAGGTGAAAAGCCACAATTCGTTGTAAACTAA
- a CDS encoding FAD-dependent monooxygenase, which produces MKIAIIGAGIGGLTAAALLQEQGHTIKVFEKNDSIDEIGAGIGIGDNVLKKLGNHDLAKGIKNAGQILSTMTILDDKDRPLSTVKLKSNTLNVTLPRQTLIEIIKSYVKDDTIFTKHEVTHIDNDTDKVTIHFANQESEAFDLCIGADGIHSKVRQSVNTDSKVLYQGYTCFRGLVDDIDLKHPDCAKEYWGRKGRVGIVPLLNNQAYWFITINTKENNHKYSAFGKPHLQAYFNHYPNEVREVLDKQSETGILLHNIYDLKPLKSFVYGRTILLGDAAHATTPNMGQGAGQAMEDAIVLVNCFNSYDFEKALQRYDKLRVKHTAKVIKRSRKIGKISQYRSRLVVAVRNRIMKMMPNALAAGQTKFLYKSKDK; this is translated from the coding sequence ATGAAGATAGCAATTATAGGTGCAGGCATCGGTGGATTAACAGCAGCTGCATTATTACAAGAACAAGGTCATACTATTAAAGTGTTTGAAAAAAATGACTCTATTGATGAAATAGGTGCTGGGATAGGTATTGGAGATAATGTGCTTAAAAAACTAGGCAATCATGATTTAGCCAAAGGTATTAAAAATGCAGGACAAATCTTATCAACGATGACAATATTAGATGACAAAGATCGTCCATTATCTACAGTTAAATTAAAAAGTAATACATTAAATGTGACTTTACCTCGTCAAACACTTATTGAAATTATAAAATCATATGTTAAAGATGATACAATTTTCACAAAACATGAGGTTACTCACATCGATAATGATACAGATAAAGTAACAATTCATTTTGCCAATCAAGAAAGTGAAGCATTTGATTTATGTATTGGAGCTGATGGAATCCATTCCAAAGTAAGACAATCTGTAAATACTGACAGTAAGGTATTATACCAAGGTTATACATGCTTTAGAGGATTAGTTGATGATATCGATTTGAAGCATCCCGACTGTGCAAAAGAATATTGGGGAAGAAAAGGTAGAGTAGGTATTGTTCCATTATTAAATAATCAAGCATATTGGTTTATTACTATTAATACTAAGGAAAATAACCATAAATATAGTGCATTTGGAAAACCACACTTACAAGCTTACTTTAATCATTATCCAAACGAAGTTAGAGAAGTATTAGATAAGCAAAGTGAGACTGGTATTTTGTTGCATAACATTTATGATTTAAAACCATTAAAATCTTTTGTTTATGGACGTACCATTTTATTGGGAGACGCGGCCCATGCAACGACACCTAATATGGGGCAAGGTGCTGGACAGGCAATGGAAGATGCTATTGTATTAGTAAATTGCTTTAATTCATATGATTTTGAAAAAGCATTACAACGTTATGATAAATTACGAGTTAAGCATACTGCTAAAGTAATTAAGCGCTCTAGAAAAATTGGTAAAATTTCCCAATATCGTAGTCGTTTAGTTGTTGCAGTTAGAAATCGTATTATGAAAATGATGCCAAATGCATTAGCAGCTGGACAAACTAAATTCTTATATAAATCGAAAGATAAATAA
- a CDS encoding N-acetylglucosaminidase translates to MKKKFKLRISTLLLMIILVVFAVLLIVNETSLFKNDVNYSFDQAVSMQQGKGIIQTKEDHGKFVKADNNEIAKAMTISHKDSDMKYMDITEKVPMSESEVNQLLKGKGILENRGKTFLEAQDKYEVNVIYLVSHALVETGNGKSELAKGIKDGKKRYYNFFGIGAFDSSAVRSGKSYAEKEQWTSPDKAIIGGAKFIRNEYFENNQLNLYQMRWNPENPAQHQYASDIYWADKIAKLMDKSYKEFGIKKDEIRQTYYK, encoded by the coding sequence ATGAAGAAGAAATTCAAGTTACGCATATCAACACTACTATTAATGATCATTTTAGTTGTATTTGCTGTGTTACTTATTGTTAATGAAACAAGTTTATTTAAAAATGATGTAAATTATTCATTTGATCAAGCTGTATCGATGCAACAAGGGAAAGGCATCATTCAGACTAAAGAAGATCATGGTAAATTTGTTAAAGCAGATAATAATGAAATTGCTAAAGCTATGACCATTTCACATAAAGATAGTGATATGAAATACATGGATATCACAGAAAAAGTGCCAATGTCAGAATCTGAAGTTAACCAGCTTTTAAAAGGTAAAGGTATTTTAGAGAATCGAGGGAAAACTTTTCTAGAAGCCCAAGATAAGTATGAGGTTAATGTCATATACCTTGTAAGCCATGCATTAGTTGAAACTGGTAATGGTAAATCAGAATTAGCTAAAGGCATTAAAGATGGTAAAAAACGCTATTACAACTTTTTTGGTATAGGAGCATTCGATAGTAGTGCTGTACGCAGTGGGAAAAGCTATGCGGAAAAGGAACAATGGACATCTCCAGATAAGGCGATTATCGGTGGAGCTAAGTTCATTCGGAATGAATACTTTGAAAATAATCAATTGAATTTATATCAAATGCGTTGGAATCCAGAAAATCCAGCACAACATCAATATGCAAGTGATATTTATTGGGCAGATAAAATTGCCAAGTTAATGGACAAGTCATATAAAGAGTTTGGTATAAAGAAAGATGAAATTAGACAAACATATTATAAATAA
- a CDS encoding DUF1641 domain-containing protein: MAERISSKIRRLEKSEEQIKLESLNEVTEAIAANKDSILKAIKLIKTLDDAKLLDALNGAIRGRQVIINKFAVELNKDIYTGLLSNMASMVFLLGELNVSDLSDFLNKVNKGLHVANQASPNAKTTIRSLLGVLKDDDMNRSLTYMLNMLKGMSREE, encoded by the coding sequence ATGGCTGAGAGAATATCATCTAAAATTAGACGCTTAGAAAAATCGGAAGAACAAATAAAATTAGAAAGCTTGAACGAAGTTACTGAAGCAATTGCTGCAAACAAAGATAGCATTTTAAAAGCAATCAAGCTCATTAAAACATTAGATGATGCAAAACTATTAGATGCATTAAATGGAGCAATTCGAGGACGTCAAGTCATCATAAATAAATTTGCAGTTGAACTTAATAAAGATATTTATACAGGGCTATTATCTAATATGGCTTCAATGGTATTTTTATTAGGCGAACTGAATGTATCAGATTTAAGCGACTTCCTAAATAAAGTTAATAAAGGATTACACGTTGCCAATCAAGCGAGTCCAAATGCTAAGACAACTATAAGAAGTCTATTGGGCGTATTGAAAGATGACGACATGAACCGTAGTTTAACTTACATGCTTAATATGTTGAAAGGTATGTCTAGAGAAGAATAA